In Methylotenera versatilis 79, the DNA window CATTTATATTTTCGAGCCAGAAGCGTTGAATCTAATTCCATCGGGCAGTGCATTTGATATTGGCTCAGATTTATTTCCATTATTAGTCCAAAAAAACTTGCCGTTTTATGCCATTAACTTACCGTTTAATTGGATCGATATTGGTCTGGTCGCTGATTATTGGGAAGTGATGCAACAAGTGATGCGCGGCGAAGTGCCGTCGATGCATATGCCTGGCAAGCAAATAAAACCGGGCGTTTGGGTTGGGTTAAACGTGCATATCGACTGGGATAATACCAATATAGTTGGGCCAGTTTACATTGGGTCTGGCACGCGTATTGATAAAGGTACCGAGATTATCGGGCCTACATGGATCAGTGATGGCTGCCATATACAGCGCGGCGGTCGTGTCGTGCGGAGCGTATTGTTTGAATATACCCGTGTTGGTCAGGATTATAGTTTTGAAGAAATGATTGTGTGCGGCGAATATTGCGTGGATAAACATGGGCGCATGATGCATGTGGATGATGATAATTGCGATTTGATTTGGAGCGATGCGCGCGAAAAAGTCATTTATCCGATGAATTATGCACAAGCCAAGATTTAAGCATTGATGACGTAAAACTAGAAAAGTGGTTTGTGACAAAACTGTCACAAAACTGCAATTTTACTGAAAACTAGATTGACTAAAATTGTCATCTAAAATTAATTCAGTGAAGTTGTAGAGATGCAAAATTTCTTTAAAAAAAATCAGCTTAAACATAAAAAACAAGGCTTTACCTTGCTTGAGTTGCTGGTGGTGATTGTGATCATCGGCTTACTTGCCAGTATTGCCGCGCCTAAATTATTTATGCAGATTGGCAAATCGGAAACTAAAACTGCCGATGCGCAAATCGCTTCATTGGGACTAGCATTAGATCAATATCGTATTGATGTCGGCCAATACCCAACGACTGAGCAAGGCTTGATTTCTTTAAATAAAAATCCAGGCAATGTGCCGAAATGGCATGGCTCCTACCTTAAAAAAACGATTCCTAATGACCCTTGGGGCAAGCCTTACCAATACAAATCGCCTGGCGATCATGGCGATTACGATCTGTTTACACTAGGTAAAGATGGTCAACTTGGCGGCACTGAAGAAGCCACAGATGTGGTGAATTGGTAATGTGCGGACAAGTCTTTTCAACATTGCTGACATTTATTTAGGTATTTTCAAGTCATGGAATATCAAGTAAAAGCATTGCGCGGCAGTGAGCTTATTTTGCTGAATATTGTTGCGATGCATGCCGACGATGCCTCTGCACAAGCAAAAGCAAAAGGTTTTCAGCCCATTTCTATTCACGCTAAAAGCCTTGCACTTAACGCTAAAACCAGCAAAAAATTCCCATTAGCTTTGTTTAGCCAAGAACTATTGGCCTTGTTAGAAGCCGGTTTAAATTTAGTGGAATCTATTGAAACGCTGGCGGAAAAAGAACAGCGTACTAACGTAAAAAATGCGCTGGATGCATTATTACAAGCTTTATATCAAGGTCAAACCTTTTCAGCGGCGTTAGAGTTACAACCGGCTATCTTTCCCATTTTATATATTGCCACCGTGCGCGCCAGTGAAAAAACGGGCGATTTGGCCGAATCGCTAGGCCGCTATGTGAGCTATGAACATCAAATTGGATTAGTGAAGAAAAAGATCATCAGTGCGTCGATTTATCCGATTTTACTAATAAGTGTGGGCGGCTTAGTTATATTCTTTTTGATGGGTTTTGTGGTGCCAAAATTCAGTCAAATCTATGAAGATACTGGCAGTAACTTACCCTTTTTATCGCAAATATTATTGAAATGGGGTGTGTTTTTAGATAATCACGGCAAGACTTTTTTAATCGGTTTAGGCGCAAGTTTTTTTGCTGTTTTCTATGCGTTAAGTCAGGCCAATGTTAGAAAGTGGCTTATGCAACTGTTTTGGAAAATTCCTGCGATTGGTGAGCGTTTGCGTATTTTTCAACTCGCCCGATTTTATCGTACATTGGGTATGTTATTAAAAGGCGGCACGCCGATTGTTGCTGCATTAACTTCAGTTGCTGGCTTATTAGATGCCGCATTAAAAACAAAAATGCAACAGGCTATCTTGGCGATTCAACAAGGACAGCCAGTTTCAGTCGCATTGGAACAAGCAGACTTAACCACGCCTGTGGCTTTGCGCATGCTGCGCGTGGGCGAACGTGGTGGCAAAATCGGTGACATGATGGAACGTGTTGCTGCGTTTTACGATGAAGAGTTGGCACGTTGGATCGATTGGTTTACTAAGTTATTTGAGCCGTTATTAATGTTGTTTATCGGACTGGTGATTGGTGTAGTGGTGCTACTGCTGTATATGCCGATTTTTGAACTTGCAGGGAGTGTTCAATAATGACGTTGCAAGCAGTCCCAATATTGTCCGAAGCATCACAAAATTTAACGGCAATACCTGCGTTAACTACAATGCCAGCCATCAATGCTGCGCTGATTAAGCAGGCAAAGTTGCAAGCACAGTTGCAACAACGGCGTGTGATAGAGGTGTTAGAAGAAAACTTAAACTGCGATCAAGAGCAGTTTTTGCATCACTTTAGCAGCGCCTTACATTTTTCTGCTATCTACATGAAAGAGCTGCACGCCTTGCATGCAGCTTTTGAGGTGATTCCATTTGCCACCGCGCAACAGAAAGAATGTTTGGCTTTTTATGATGAAAATAAAGCGTTAATCATTGTATTTGCTGACCCGTTTAATGATGGTTTGCAAGACTGGGCTGCGGAGTCAGTTAAACAAGCTTTTACTTGGCGGCTGGCGCACAAAAGCGATATTGCCGCTTTTTTGGCCAAGCATGAAGAAACCATGCACGCGATGGATGGTTTGCATGAGGCGGCGCAAACCAACAATGCAGATGCCGATGAAGCGGTTGCCAACTTATCGCTGAAGTCGATCAACGAAGATACCAATCCGATTATTAAGCTGATTAATTCCACTTTGTACGACGCGTTAAAAGTAGGTGCCAGTGATATTCATTTGGAATGTTCAAATGTGGGGCTAGCGGTTAAATATCGCATTGACGGCGTGATGGCAAGTATTGGCGGCGTGCAAGGCTCGGATAGCGCAGATCAGGCGATTTCACGCGTTAAAGTGATGGCGCAGCTGGATATTTCTGAGCGGCGCATTCCGCAGGATGGCCGCTTTAAAGTGACCGTTCAAGGTCGCGAAGTCGATTTTCGCGTATCCATTATGCCAAGCGTATTTGGTGAGGACGCTGTTTTACGTGTGCTAGACAGAAAAGCATTATCCGAACAAGCGCAAGGTTTAAGCCTGCAAGCATTAGGGTTTGATGCTAAAACCATTGCGCAGTTTCGCAAATTAGCCAGCGAACCTTATGGCATGGTGCTGGTAACTGGCCCTACTGGTAGCGGCAAAACCACATCGCTATATGCGGCAATTTCTGAAGTTAATACTGGCCACGACAAGATTATTACCATTGAAGATCCAGTGGAATATCAATTGCCAGGCGTGTTGCAGATACCAGTTAACGAGAAAAAAGGCTTAACTTTTGCGCGCGGCTTGCGTTCTATTCTGCGGCACGATCCTGACAAAATAATGGTCGGTGAAATTCGCGATGCAGAAACCGCACAAATTGCCGTGCAAGCAGCGTTAACGGGACATTTGGTTTTCACCACCGTGCATGCCAACAATGTATTAGATGTGATTGGCCGTTTTATGCACATGGGTGTCGATCCTTACAATTTCGTCTCCGCCATGAACGGCATCATCGCACAGCGTTTAATCCGCGGCATTTGCCCGCATTGTGCAGAGGATGATTTTCCTGATGCGCAATTGCTGGAAGATTCTGGCATCACGCCACAAATGGCTGCAGGTATGCGTTTTAAGTTTGCAAAAGGGTGTGGGCATTGTCGTGGCACCGGTTATAAAGGCCGTAAAGCCGTTGCGGAATTGTTGATATTAAACGACGAGTTGCGCGAAATGATTGTCGCGCGCGAACCTATCCGCAAATTAAAAGAAGCCGCAAAACGCAGTGGCATGCGCACCATTCGTGAATCCGCAATCGAAGCCGTAGCCAACGGTATGACCACTTTACAAGAGATCAATCGTGTTACGTTTGTGGCCTAGTTTTTCCCCCAATACTTTATGGGTCACTTTTGCAGCAGATGGACTTGCAATTGTTCAGCAAACGCGTGGTTTTAATAAACGTATCACTGACCAGCAATTTATTAAAACGCGCCATACAGAAAAACATCCTGCAGAGTCGCCGAATTGGCAGTTGCTGGTTAATCAATTAGATGGATACTTAAGCAGTGCTTCGCTAAATAAAAACACGCAAATGAATGTGATACTAAGTAGCGATTATGTGCGCTATATCATGTTGCCAGCACAGCAAGTCGCTATGAATTCGGCTGAAAAAAGTGCTTACGTGAATGCGGTATTTAGAGAGATTTACGGCGCGGCGGCTAATGATTGGTATATTAAATATCATTCAGCAGCGCCGCATCAAAACACGCCTGCCGCAGCGGTAGATAAGCAATTGTTGGCATCGTTAGAGCATTTGGCAGGCAAGTATCAACTTAAATTAAATACAGTACAACCTTATTTAATGGCGGCATTTAATGCGTTAAATCACTCGATTCACAAAGCCAATGGCTATTTAGTTTTATTAGAAAACACTAAGTTATTGCTGATTTATTGTCAGCAAGGTGTCTGCCAGCAACTGCAAACGGTGACAGTTAACCAAGATTGGCAAACTGCTTTAAAAAATGCGCTTAACCGTGAATTGTTATTGAATGAGCAACTCAATACGGCAGATAAAAACCTGTTTATTTATGCACCAGCACAAAAAAATACCAGCTTAAATGCAATCGATGGCTGGCATGTGCAACGTATTGGGCATGCAAATAAAGCAAAATTAGAAGCGCCATTTTATATGCTGGAAAGCGTTTTATGAGCCAGCGATTTTATTCACAACGTTTAGATTTAGAATTTAATCGACCGGGGTCATTTTCGTTTTTAAATGTCACTTGGTCGGGGCTAATTATTTTCGTTATCAGTTTGATTGCTAGCGTCATTTTGTGGAATTTACACCAGAATAATCAACGCGATTATCAGCAGTTAATTACTTCATTAAATCAACAAGATAAACCTAAAAAGGCGGTGGTTAAATCTGTCGTAACCGCATTATCTACCAATGAAGTTAACCAAATAAATAGCACAATAACTGTGTTAACTACGCCGTGGGATAGTTTATTGCAGGCGATTGAACAATCCGATTTGCCTGATATTGCCTTGTTAAGTGTTGAACCAAATATCAAAAAACAGCAGGTTTTGCTCACGGGCGAAGCGAAAAATTTACAAGTTGCATTGCGTTATATTCAGCAGTTAGAAACACAGCCAAACTTGAGCGAAGTGTATTTGCAAAAACATACGATGGATGAGAGTGATGTCTCAAAACCCGTGCGTTTTAGTGCGCTGGCAAAGTGGGAAATGGCTGAATAATGTTTAAATTGAATCGACGCCATTTTAACCAACACTATCTTCTTTGGTGGATAACGGATTTAACCAAAAAATTAGGATTATTCGGATTGCTTGGATCAGCTATTGCGCTAGGCTGTTGCTTGTTCTATGCGTTTAATATCGTGCCGATTCAGCAAAAAAAAATAGAGGCGGAATCAGCTATTTCTGCTTTGAATAATCAGCAGAAAAAACAGGGTAACTCACAACAATCAGCGGTAAATGCAACGCCAACTGAAACTTCAGAGGAAAATATTCAGCGTTTTTATGCACAATTTCCGAATGGTGAAAGTTTGCCAAAATGGTTGCGATTAATCGATGAAAATGCAGTTAAACAACATTTAGTTTTAAACCGTGGCGATTACAAGTTAACCCAAATTAAAGCGCAAAAAATGGCGCCATTACCCAATACCAAACATCCATTATCGCGCTATGAAATCGTATTGCCAGTCACAGGACAGTACACGCAGATACGCCAATTTATTGCGCAAGTTTTACACGATCTACCAGCGTTAGCCTTAAGTGAGTTGCACATTAAACGCGAAAACGCACAAAGCCCCACGGTAGAAGCCAGACTGATATTTGTGCTATTGCTGAAAGGTGAGTCATGGCAATAAAGGCGAAAATTAGCACGCCCGCCGTTGAAAAAACAGCCAAACAACATCCATCCAATAAACGATTACTTGTGATGTTATTGATTGTTGCTGTTTTAACTATTTGGACTTTATTAAAAAACAATACGGAAGATACAGATACGATTGAACTGGCGGATTCAGCCGTTGTTTCATCTAAAAACAATCATCAAACGCATATAAGAACAGGTTTGAATTCTGCTAAAAACCCGCAGCAAAATAAACAAATCAATATTGTGACTACACAAAACGCATCAAACGATAAGCGTTTGATTGCATGGCAGAAACTGCAACGTGAGCCGTTACTTAACCAGCCGCATAACGTATTTAAAGTGCATTCATGGTTGGTTGTTCCTAAGCCTGTGAAAACCAAAGCGTTGCCACCGCCGCCGCCAGTTGCGCCACCTGCGCCATTTACCTATATGGGTAAATTAGAGAACTC includes these proteins:
- a CDS encoding sugar phosphate nucleotidyltransferase, with protein sequence MKAMILAAGKGTRVRPLTYELPKPMIPILGKPVMAYLIEHLAKHNIKEVMVNVSYLHEKIQQYFGDGHRFGLRIGYSFEGDISNGKIIPSPVGSAGGMRKIQDFGGFFDETTIVICGDAIIDLDITQALAEHRRKGALVSLIAKQVTMDKVSGYGIVVTDDDGKITSFQEKPSQAEARSNLASTGIYIFEPEALNLIPSGSAFDIGSDLFPLLVQKNLPFYAINLPFNWIDIGLVADYWEVMQQVMRGEVPSMHMPGKQIKPGVWVGLNVHIDWDNTNIVGPVYIGSGTRIDKGTEIIGPTWISDGCHIQRGGRVVRSVLFEYTRVGQDYSFEEMIVCGEYCVDKHGRMMHVDDDNCDLIWSDAREKVIYPMNYAQAKI
- the gspG gene encoding type II secretion system major pseudopilin GspG, whose protein sequence is MQNFFKKNQLKHKKQGFTLLELLVVIVIIGLLASIAAPKLFMQIGKSETKTADAQIASLGLALDQYRIDVGQYPTTEQGLISLNKNPGNVPKWHGSYLKKTIPNDPWGKPYQYKSPGDHGDYDLFTLGKDGQLGGTEEATDVVNW
- a CDS encoding type II secretion system F family protein translates to MEYQVKALRGSELILLNIVAMHADDASAQAKAKGFQPISIHAKSLALNAKTSKKFPLALFSQELLALLEAGLNLVESIETLAEKEQRTNVKNALDALLQALYQGQTFSAALELQPAIFPILYIATVRASEKTGDLAESLGRYVSYEHQIGLVKKKIISASIYPILLISVGGLVIFFLMGFVVPKFSQIYEDTGSNLPFLSQILLKWGVFLDNHGKTFLIGLGASFFAVFYALSQANVRKWLMQLFWKIPAIGERLRIFQLARFYRTLGMLLKGGTPIVAALTSVAGLLDAALKTKMQQAILAIQQGQPVSVALEQADLTTPVALRMLRVGERGGKIGDMMERVAAFYDEELARWIDWFTKLFEPLLMLFIGLVIGVVVLLLYMPIFELAGSVQ
- a CDS encoding GspE/PulE family protein, with the protein product MTLQAVPILSEASQNLTAIPALTTMPAINAALIKQAKLQAQLQQRRVIEVLEENLNCDQEQFLHHFSSALHFSAIYMKELHALHAAFEVIPFATAQQKECLAFYDENKALIIVFADPFNDGLQDWAAESVKQAFTWRLAHKSDIAAFLAKHEETMHAMDGLHEAAQTNNADADEAVANLSLKSINEDTNPIIKLINSTLYDALKVGASDIHLECSNVGLAVKYRIDGVMASIGGVQGSDSADQAISRVKVMAQLDISERRIPQDGRFKVTVQGREVDFRVSIMPSVFGEDAVLRVLDRKALSEQAQGLSLQALGFDAKTIAQFRKLASEPYGMVLVTGPTGSGKTTSLYAAISEVNTGHDKIITIEDPVEYQLPGVLQIPVNEKKGLTFARGLRSILRHDPDKIMVGEIRDAETAQIAVQAALTGHLVFTTVHANNVLDVIGRFMHMGVDPYNFVSAMNGIIAQRLIRGICPHCAEDDFPDAQLLEDSGITPQMAAGMRFKFAKGCGHCRGTGYKGRKAVAELLILNDELREMIVAREPIRKLKEAAKRSGMRTIRESAIEAVANGMTTLQEINRVTFVA